The nucleotide window GGATTCCTCAGGTCACAGTCGTTCATGGTAACGCGACCGCAGGCGGTGCTTACCAGCCAGGGCTCAGTGATTACGTGATTATGGTCCGTGGTAAAACCAAGATGTTTTTGGCGGGACCTCCTCTCGTGAAAGCTGCAACCGGTGAAGATGCCACAGATGAGGAACTCGGCGGTGCAGAACTTCACACGGAAGTGGTCGGCTCTGCCGAGTATTTGGCTGAAGATGATAGCGACGGCATCCGCATCGCCCGTAGTGTGATGGAAGGAATGCCCTGGAACGAGCAGTTGCCTATTCAAAACACACGTACCTATGAAGAACCACTTTATTCGGTGGATGAGCTTCTTGGGGTCGTTCCGGCAGACTCAAAAACACCATACGACGTGCGGGAAATCATCGCGCGTATTTCCGACGGCAGTGAATTCCTTGGTTTTAAAGAGCCGTGGGATCATCAGACCGTGTGTGGTCAGATTTCAATTTGGGGACACCGCTGTGGAGTGATTGGCAACAATGGCCCCATTACGCCAGAGGGCGCGGCCAAGGCTGCTCAATTTATTCAGCTCATGGACCAAAGCAATACACCGATTGTTTTCTTACAAAACACGACGGGCTTTATGGTTGGTACAGATGCTGAGAGTAAGGGCGTCATCAAGCATGGCTCGAAGATGATTCAGGCGGTCGCTAACGCGAGTGTTCCGATGCTCACCGTGATTGTGGGTGGATCATACGGCGCCGGGAATTACGCAATGTGTGGCCGCGGTCTGGATCCACGTTTTATATTTGCTTGGCCCAATAGCCGTACCGCAGTGATGGGCGGCGAGCAGGCAGGTAAGGTTTTGAGAATTGTCGCTGAGCAAAAACATGCTCGAAACGGGCTCACACCGGACCCAGCGATGCTCGATGCGATTGAGCAACACACAGCGGAGCGAATGGACAAAGAGTCTACCGCTCTTTTTGGAACCGCCAGACTTTGGGACGATGGGTTAATCGATCCACGAGACACGCGTCGCCTTTTAGGATTTTTATTGGACGTTTGCGCTGAAGCCGATGTCCGACCACTGAGATCGAATACTTTTGGGATTGCACGGCTTTAAGTGGCCAAATGAGGGAGAAGTCAATGAAGTTTACAGCAGAGCACCATGAACTACGTAGAACCGTTCGCCAATTTGTTGAGAAAGAAATTAATCCTCACGTGGAGGAATGGGAAGCAGCAGGGATCTTTCCGGCCCATGAACTTTTCAAGAAGATGGGTGATTTAGGTTTTCTCGGAATTAATAAGCCAGAGAAGTTTGGCGGCCTTGGGCTTGATTACAGCTACGAGCTTGTATTCGCGGAAGAGATGGGTGCAGTTCGCTGCGGAGCGATTCCAATGGCGGTAGGGGTTCAAACCGATATGGCGACACCCGCGCTGGCGCGTTGGGGAAGCGACGGCCTGCGTGA belongs to Deltaproteobacteria bacterium and includes:
- a CDS encoding acyl-CoA carboxylase subunit beta; the encoded protein is MPAIESELITAGEDYRLRCEAMQKALDEFRAAEEQVAATERGAKEKFVKRGKLLPRERIDKLLDPGAPFLELMSLAGRKMHDDRDGSTAGGGVISGIGYVGGIRCLVTASNSAIKGGTIAPAGLHKSLRLLEIARQNKLPIVALAESGGANLNYATDVFVDGARSFANQARLSAHGIPQVTVVHGNATAGGAYQPGLSDYVIMVRGKTKMFLAGPPLVKAATGEDATDEELGGAELHTEVVGSAEYLAEDDSDGIRIARSVMEGMPWNEQLPIQNTRTYEEPLYSVDELLGVVPADSKTPYDVREIIARISDGSEFLGFKEPWDHQTVCGQISIWGHRCGVIGNNGPITPEGAAKAAQFIQLMDQSNTPIVFLQNTTGFMVGTDAESKGVIKHGSKMIQAVANASVPMLTVIVGGSYGAGNYAMCGRGLDPRFIFAWPNSRTAVMGGEQAGKVLRIVAEQKHARNGLTPDPAMLDAIEQHTAERMDKESTALFGTARLWDDGLIDPRDTRRLLGFLLDVCAEADVRPLRSNTFGIARL